In one window of Candidatus Cloacimonadota bacterium DNA:
- a CDS encoding ATPase, T2SS/T4P/T4SS family — translation MPKYTRFGKILIDKGFVDQATIDQAIAIQKEEESYPNRRRLGEILVSEFDIDHDKIFKVLADLYAFRSLAVSVKTITEEQKKRTKEILTKFPEDYKKSLLYKNILPFKISKGNKKQLILLAADPTNKLVEQLPEKTEFRRYEVVYCPLKNVQELIVLIDPQKNEFLDLLAEAGEQIADMEQLDDGSKENVDEFALDEEINKSLLVNLFEASLVEAVRKGASDIHIIPYQKSNIDIYLRIDGKLTLWIRQENTSPEALAAVVKDRSVGVDRFERDTAQDGFAQRLVDEHMIRYRISILPLTSSEYERRFESVVIRVIDDRNVITDLRKLGFQKQAEMDFLNAISKSRGIVLVTGPTGSGKSTTLMAALCQIIDPSKNVLTCEDPVEYIIDGARQIKIGNKLTFEQAVRSILRHDPDIVMVGEIRDKITAETSIKLANTGHLTFSTLHTNDAPSAISRLYKMGIEPFLLAYALNIIVAQRLVRKLCPYCKRKLPKEKYPVALSLGLKEEDFEKYTIYEPGDGCEKCHGGYKGRLNICEALYFSHEVRQAVVESGEDIDEDRIREIASKQGMLSLLESGLDRIRHGLTSISEVQYATSED, via the coding sequence ATGCCAAAATATACAAGATTTGGAAAAATATTGATTGATAAAGGTTTTGTTGATCAGGCAACCATTGATCAGGCAATAGCTATACAGAAGGAAGAGGAAAGTTATCCGAACCGCCGTAGATTGGGCGAAATATTGGTCTCGGAATTTGATATTGACCATGATAAAATATTTAAAGTATTAGCCGATTTATATGCTTTCCGAAGTCTGGCAGTGAGCGTTAAAACAATAACTGAGGAACAAAAAAAGCGAACAAAAGAGATTTTAACAAAATTTCCGGAGGATTATAAAAAGTCATTATTATACAAAAACATATTACCTTTTAAAATTTCGAAAGGTAATAAAAAGCAGCTGATTCTTTTAGCTGCAGATCCCACCAACAAATTGGTCGAACAGCTCCCGGAAAAAACTGAGTTCAGACGCTATGAAGTAGTTTATTGTCCCCTAAAAAATGTGCAGGAATTAATTGTACTTATTGATCCGCAAAAGAATGAATTTTTGGATTTGCTAGCTGAAGCCGGAGAACAAATTGCTGACATGGAACAACTGGATGATGGGAGTAAGGAAAATGTGGATGAATTTGCTCTGGACGAAGAAATAAATAAGAGTTTGCTCGTGAACCTTTTTGAAGCCAGCCTTGTTGAAGCAGTTCGTAAAGGCGCTAGTGATATTCACATTATTCCTTATCAAAAATCCAATATTGATATTTATCTCCGCATTGACGGTAAACTCACACTTTGGATTAGGCAGGAAAATACGTCACCGGAAGCTTTAGCAGCAGTTGTGAAAGATCGTTCTGTCGGGGTGGATAGATTTGAACGCGATACTGCTCAAGATGGATTCGCTCAGCGTTTGGTTGATGAACACATGATCAGATATCGAATTTCCATCCTCCCCCTTACTTCATCGGAGTATGAAAGACGATTCGAAAGCGTAGTTATCCGGGTAATTGATGACAGAAATGTGATTACGGATTTGAGAAAGTTGGGTTTCCAAAAGCAGGCAGAGATGGATTTTCTTAATGCAATTAGTAAATCACGTGGAATTGTCTTGGTAACAGGTCCCACCGGAAGTGGAAAAAGCACGACTCTGATGGCAGCCTTGTGCCAAATAATTGATCCTTCCAAAAATGTACTAACGTGTGAAGATCCTGTTGAATACATCATTGATGGGGCGCGACAAATAAAAATCGGGAATAAATTAACCTTCGAGCAGGCTGTCCGCTCGATCCTGCGACATGACCCCGATATCGTCATGGTTGGTGAAATTCGTGATAAAATCACAGCCGAAACATCTATAAAATTGGCAAATACAGGGCATCTTACTTTTTCCACTTTGCATACTAATGATGCGCCCAGCGCTATTTCCCGGCTTTATAAAATGGGAATCGAACCATTTTTACTGGCTTATGCACTAAACATAATTGTCGCCCAGAGATTAGTCAGAAAACTTTGCCCGTATTGTAAAAGAAAGTTGCCAAAGGAAAAATATCCCGTTGCTCTATCACTTGGTTTGAAGGAAGAGGATTTTGAAAAATACACAATTTATGAACCTGGCGATGGTTGCGAAAAGTGTCACGGTGGCTATAAAGGCAGGTTGAATATTTGCGAAGCATTATATTTTTCTCATGAAGTGAGACAAGCAGTGGTTGAATCGGGCGAAGATATTGATGAAGATAGAATTCGAGAAATTGCAAGTAAGCAAGGTATGTTGTCT